One Cardiocondyla obscurior isolate alpha-2009 linkage group LG02, Cobs3.1, whole genome shotgun sequence genomic window, tctaattttaattgtcattccttttatttttagtcaacgtaatttttttattaacatatatattatatatatatatattttttttttttttttaggacgGCATCGTTTGAATCTATCAATGTGCTACAATGTATGGTATGCAACAGCAGAGTAAACTCGCCTAAAATGATGAAATGCCGACATATCTTCTGtttgaaatgttttaaaaatcgtTTCATGATATCACAAAGAAGAGGTGAATTTGATTTGATGTCATTAAATCATCTAATAGATACATATatctcgtttaatttttacaagccCGTTTATTTTAGATGGCAAATCGATTTGTCCTACATGTAATTTAGCAGTGATTGCAACATCAGAAGAAAAGGAATATAAAAGTATAGTGAGCTTTGCGCCTTTACCACCAAAGATGCGTGATGAAACATGTCGTGCCTGCGGTGAGATTTACAGGATTTTAAACAAATGCAAACATTGCAAACGCGTAAGTATGTGGTtcatattttgatattaatataatttctgtaattatttatattccgGAATAAAATAGAtccaaattattattttcaatttcgcgCAGAAGTAtatcattataataattatttattaacttaaataatattttattaaaaaattagttacgTCTATCAAATAAAGTggtaaaaaataacaaatttttgtgatattaaaaaattttcatagagATTTTGTGATGACTGCTGGACAAATCATGTAAAGGATTTGAAAGATGAGTTAGGTAATATAAATGGAGATCTTGAGACATCGGCGATAAGATTCGAAGATAAAATAATCACCTTTGAGGtaatcgttatttatttatttattgactgtttaattacaaagaatattttagaaattctaaaattatatataaaataaattaattgtccTTTTAGAAACGCAGTATGTTATACTCGAAATTAAATGAACAATGTGTTACAGAGCAAAGCAAACGAAACGATGGAATTCATTAATAGAGACATCGATGGCCAAATAAAGgaacttaataaaaaacggGAGAACCTGATTAAAAAGGTGGAGTGCATAATTGCTACGGGGGAAAAATCAGTTGATGACATCAGACTAAAGATGCAGGCGGCTCAGacggaaataaaagaagagaaagaactCTTGTACGATACACTATCTGACAACGAAGAAAAGGTATGATACTTTTAAgtctttgcaattttttttttaaaacttattttaagtgtgagaaaaaatttatgagGTCTTTcgaaacatatttattaaagacatcggtatttatttatgataacAAAATAAACTCGAGAAAAGTTATCGGATTATCGAAGGTAGTCTGTTTTTTTCTGAGATAAAGTAAACTGGGTTTTCTCTGCTCCTTCTGACGGTGCACTTCGCGATCTCTCCTCCAGTTCTAAAATCTGGACCAGCATTGTACCTGTCCTGTGCAGGACGCCTCACAGTATTGATTACTTGGGAGGAGGAAGGCACGTGGAAGGGTGGGCAGAGGGGCCGGGAGGAGGATGGCGAGCATGTGAAGCTGGTCGAGAACTAGGGGTTGTTGAGTTTAGTCAGAATTTTCATCGTTTTCTACAAAGTCAGTAAGACAAACGAGACATTAGATCTAAAAAACGATCCCGATAACAGAATTGTTAGATTAGGCAGCAAATTAGTTATGCAGCATAGGCAAAGGTcgcaaaaaaattctcttaTATACACTATATCTAATCATGAATTCGTTATTCTAGTTAAACAAagggttttattttaaacgaaataagtataattattagaggcaaatttaattcaatttttttcgtataaacgataatctaaataaattaaattatttcgattattatacattatattattcaatACATTTGTTTTACGTTTTAGTTTAATACATTTGCTTTAGGTGTGTTTCAAACGATGCTCGATTATGTTTTAATAGAGTTTGTTTTTGACACGTTTTAAAACTGATACGGGAAATCATATGCACAcacaaagagagaaagagagacgcaTTTACAAgcgtgtataaataaattagcagCATAtctattgttataattaaatatgacatGTTGAATTTTATGTAGATTACCATTTATTGAAAGCAGAACATGtcttcttaattaattattatttttaatacaaccaatatttaatttttttttctttttttttttttaagattaccGTAACACATTAATACGTTATATATATCATACAACTTTTTTTCACACTTTAAGAAGTAATTGAAAAGTGCAGAACGATATTTTACGTTATGAGAGAAATAATGACGAGAAAACAGAAACTACGAAGAAATTTAGAATCGACTGAACATTACCGAGTTCGAATTAGAAAAGCTGTTATTCGTATAAAATGCAGAAATGTACCTACGTTAAATCGAGCAAAAAACCTGACGATAACGACGAGGAATGAGCCGTGGTGAGGCTGGGGAGAGATAGAGGGATGCGACGAGTGAGTTCAGGGAGGGTTCGCGAACCGATAGGACCTAACCCGGGATAGCAAGAGGATAATGGTGTTGGTGTATAAGGCACGAGCAGCCAACGTCTGCTCCTGACAGCCCATTACCACTGTACAAACGCAGGCACGGTGGTCTGGTACGATGGCAAAGGCTCTTCTGAATCCTGTCTCTTTCTCCGCAACGCGGCTTTTCTCCTCCTCCAACTCTTCCTCTCACTCTGCTTGTCCCTTTACGATTCTCTTCTGtagtttctctctctttctatatattaatatatatgtatatataacatctctcctttcttttctctctggCCCATTCTGTTTCATTTCTTATTCGATTATTCTCAAGGTATCGAGGACCTTCCCGCAAGGAAGCCGAATGAGATACATTTACAATTTCGTTGCCACGTTGTTCTCCACGATagtgtataattaaaaatattttgtattaattttattatatttttattcatagtTCTCAAAGCAAGGCTTCTTGAAATATTCctcgtaaaaaataagaaaaccaAACCGATTGGTTTATcttgattttaaatttctgattAATCAAAGTTACATTGACGATAACGGACGTAAgtgtgaaattaaattgataagttaaattcttattaacgCAAAAACGtaagatttataattataaaaaatataaagattttgtaattcttatattctttatatttatatttatttctataataactcgattatatcgataaaaagTACCCGTGATAATGTTCTTCGTCTGTTTGTTCGGAGTAGGTAAGCCGGTAAGAAAAGCAGATTTTGCAGCTTATACATTCGCGTGTGGGCGAAATGGGATCCATCCTGAATCAATTCACCGTAAATACGTTCTCTCGGGGTTGCTTTTTCGGGGTTGGCTCGTAGCCACGCCCGACACCCTCGCCAGGCCACGCCCGCGAACACAGATCCCGCACACGCTGGGAGAGACACACGTGCACACGCATACACGTGCGGGCCCGATTCGGAGGTTCTCTGTAGAGCCCAAGGGCTAATAATTCACGTCACGAGCACACCCCACCATAAAGAGTCAGCTACAGGCACCGGCGGGCGTATATTCCATAGCGACGGCATAAACGCTATCCAGTTGCAGTTACTGTTAATTACCGATCatcttttacaatttattaccGCGTCCGTTAGCACGCAGATATATTCTCCGCGTCCGGAAAATTTGCTCGATGACTGACTGCCCTGACAATTATGTAACGCGCCGCCGAATCATTCGCCGAAATCACTTAATTGTCGAACTCATCATCGTCCGCATATCTGGCGAACGATAATGATTCAGTGACGCTGCTTCCATTATTCGCCGGccaaacaaaattataagaagactaattttacaaaatgccTCACTCgttagtataatttttttctaaagggatatataaaaaatttataaaattgcatatttttataaaaagaaaaaagattttttttttttctttttttaatatgttttctCATGTACATATGGTAAATAGTTTTGAATAGACAATGACGCTTTATTTCAGGAACCGTGCGCACTTTTATGAAATTGTTATTGAAATTCTTTCGGCACGATCGCTTCTAAGAAAAAACGTCGCACCCCTTAATGATGCCATGAAGACTCGTTATTACGGGAAATGAGGAGGGTGGAATGGCGGGCGTCAACACGAAAAAATCGGGTCGAAAGTTTGGGATGCTGATGCTGATTGCTGCAGGTTCGCGGGATGCGATACGCCCCCTTCCCATCTTTGAGGTCCGGCGGTGCCTGGAGTTGCCGGTGGTAGACTAGTTGGCCCCCTAAAATTAGCCACAGTGACATATTGAAGTGCGCGTGTCGCATCCCCCCAAGATACGGAGTCCCCTCAACCTCCTGCCTCCCTGAAATTCACAAAGCTGCTGCCCTGGGAAAATCAACTGACGCGTAACTAAACGGTCTATCATTAATTCCGACGTGTATGTTTATATCGCGCTGGTTAAAGAACGTGTGCACGGGTCATGCTGCATGTCGCGGCGATCTAACTGGGATGGGGAGGAAGGTAGTTCTAGATTTCCAGATTGGCTTATTTGCCGgtcggcaaaaaaaaagaaaataaaagagagagaactcGTCGAAGCAAAGTTGCTGTTGCGCGCTTATAACGAGAGGGTGGAAAACTGATACCTTAGAAAAgtgctgtaaaaaattttgatgcaaTTACTAGGTGGCGAGCTAACGTCATTTATCGTCATCTTGACATCAAAGTGTCGTTAGAAACGTCAATTTAATACGAAAGTGACGATAAATAACGTCAACTAATTATTTGGATATTCTTATATAGATAAGTTCTTCCATATTCagcgtataaaaaattattttagtcaACAGTTTTTAATGAGCTTTTAATAATTGTCTACGAATCTATTTTCAGAAGTAGTTGAAACGTAAAACGACCGAAAAGAATTCACATAAacgtacaattatatttttgctttcgaatttttttccgTTAAAAATGCCTTCTTCACATTTCTtgcatttaaatgtttttttttatatcgctgGATACGGCGAGCCGTTCAACTGGCGACTTTCGCAGAGCAGAGGCACCAAATTGTCGGACAGAGATGTCGATTCTTGGGTGACCATTTTATCGGCACGCGTCGCGCTGTCCGCCTGATTGGCGTGAAACATATCGGCACGCTAAGTGTCGCGAAAAAACGACGACGGACGTGCTTCGCGCCCACTCTTTGAAGTCACCGGTTGAGATGCACTTTGTACAATTTGATAAATCATATATGACGCAAAAATAAATGCTGCGAATacggaattttttaatccgtataaaacagaaaagaagaaaagaaaggagagacaGATAGGATGCATTACATAATTGTGAgcgttttttttaagcgcATGGTTTTTAAAGACTAGTGATAGAAACAGGTATACACTaacgtgaatatttttttttaaatctgcgtgcgtgttctttaatttttattgtaatatataggAAAGAAATCGGTGAAGGTCCTTTGCGAGATTATGGCATTGGGGAATTGTCGCGACGTCGAAGATTCACCGCTGGACCAAACAGGCTTTAGGCAACCAAGCCTATTTGGTACACGTGTCTTTGCACATTGAATCGCAGCGATCCTCCTATTCGGGGACGATCGCGAACGGCCAGGGTGagcaagaaagagagaaagagggcaCGCGATCGGGACAAAGGGTCCGCACACTTTGCCACGTGAACGCCGCGCGCCGGTGGTACGACTTCGGGGTACCGTAAGTGCCAGAAAGCACAAAGCTCgccgctctcttttttttttccttctctctttcttctctttctctctctccccgtattctctctctttctctcccgctctctttttctcttcattTCTCTTTATACCAGAAATTGACCGCAATTTAGCGACGCGTCGGTGCACACCACGCGGGATTTGCGGCGAAGAACGTCAACTGCATTGCTCtgcatatttcatttttgttcATTCGATTTATTACCGCGATGAGAAGCTCAATTTCTCGCCCCGAAGGAAACTTTTGTCGGCGTTGAAAATGAAAACCTATCTACTTTAATCGTATTGAATGAATTATCGTGTTCGTTTGCAAGCCgacgttttattaaacgcGCATATAAGCTGCAGTCTTTCGTAGTAAATTTAATCGGTTCTAATGATACGCTAAATTGTATTCATTTCAGGTGCAGACGTTCTTAGACCTCCAGCAAAAGGCCTCGGAAGTAATGGCAGCAGTTAGTATTTGGGAGTCGGAACTGAACGATGTTGAAATAGAGCTCCAGAGAATTAATAAGCACAAACggacgtttataaaaaaaaaaactaaaccTTTCTGCAAGTAAGTAGATTCTTTAAGATACaactattttaaatacatttgtgcgtactttgaatttaaatatatataatgtaaaatatgtaatacgaTGCGTGACTGTGCGTGAAAATAAACGTACTAATTTGCAGGCGGAAAAATTTCACCCCAAAAATTATCGTGACCCGTGACACAGTGCTGCGACCATCGGCGCTTGCTATCGATTCCTGGAGGGACAACATCATCGTAACCTGTCCGGGATCGGGTCGGGTTACCATACTCGACAGGACTTTCAAATTCGTACGTAAAATTCATCACCAAGAGATGATGGCACCTCAAGGAGTCGCCTTCCTGCAAGAACACGACGAGATATACGTGACAGGTTTCGACATTTAAACTTTGGCCAGCGAAATAATTCGTAAAGACGGGACGTAGTCAagttttcaaattataataatcaacgttaaatagataaaatagcacgctattttttttttaatactaatacACGTTGCGaagcgcgcgttatttactctTGCTTCTTCTGCGTTAATGAAAAATGTTCGCTTCTTGCAGATAAATGGAAGCACTGTATCTTCGTGTTCGATCACAAGGGCGAGCTTGTTCGCCGCATGTGCGTTAAGGGTCACAATGAGTCGGAGCTGTACTCGCCGGAAGGAATTGCGTTTCATCCCGAACGTAGCGTGCTTTACGTCGCTGATACTGGCAACAATCGCATCCAGATTCTTGAAAAGAATGGCTCGTATCTGGACAGTATTGGACCCAAAGGTAAAAGCGCAAGAGGCACTGTTAGATTCCGCAGAACCTCTCCAGCCGCGAGTCAGTTGAATCAACCGACCGACGTGGCTGTCACAACAACGTGCGTTGCCATTGCCGATTCCGGCAATCACAAAGTAAAGGTACAATTTTTAAGATCGCTTTAGATATTCGTCTGCCTTCTTCTGAATTAAACTAGTTTGTTGTGTCAGTGAACGTTGTAAAGATACGTAttctgaaaagcagatattcAATCACGATGGGCAAATTCTTCAGTCGATCGGTGGCATCGGTACCGCAAAAGGCTTATTTAggttgatataaaattattattttatcgactctacttttatattattattaaagcttGGACATTTATTAAAGGATAGTTTTTAATTCGTAGATCACCTGAGATAATAACGATAGACGCGAAAGGATACATCATTGTTGGTGATGCTGGAAATGGTAGAGTGCAGATTTTTTCCCCGGAAGGCAAATTTCTACGGATATTAGGTGCCAAGAAGACTCGGGGACATAAGTTTGCATGGATATCCGGTTTAttggtaataaataattacaagatTTTAGTTTCCGATAGCAggagtaattttatatatttattttaatattatattaatatacaagtGCCtttagaaaagttttttttttcgtagcttTTAATTCCAATGTCGGtgtaatatttcaaaagttgttaaatttctGTTTAATGTTATACTTTTTGTAATacgcttgaaaatttttttcgacgaATAAGGtcgacg contains:
- the LOC139113402 gene encoding E3 ubiquitin-protein ligase TRIM32-like isoform X1 → MVKRQLPRPLHSASENVPVSNSNGREISRVPKISRSRSVSIDRRLEFRNPSSKALNGRLHKTASFESINVLQCMVCNSRVNSPKMMKCRHIFCLKCFKNRFMISQRRDGKSICPTCNLAVIATSEEKEYKSIVSFAPLPPKMRDETCRACGEIYRILNKCKHCKRRFCDDCWTNHVKDLKDELGNINGDLETSAIRFEDKIITFESKANETMEFINRDIDGQIKELNKKRENLIKKVECIIATGEKSVDDIRLKMQAAQTEIKEEKELLYDTLSDNEEKVQTFLDLQQKASEVMAAVSIWESELNDVEIELQRINKHKRTFIKKKTKPFCKRKNFTPKIIVTRDTVLRPSALAIDSWRDNIIVTCPGSGRVTILDRTFKFVRKIHHQEMMAPQGVAFLQEHDEIYVTDKWKHCIFVFDHKGELVRRMCVKGHNESELYSPEGIAFHPERSVLYVADTGNNRIQILEKNGSYLDSIGPKGKSARGTVRFRRTSPAASQLNQPTDVAVTTTCVAIADSGNHKVKIFNHDGQILQSIGGIGTAKGLFRSPEIITIDAKGYIIVGDAGNGRVQIFSPEGKFLRILGAKKTRGHKFAWISGLLIHYDSRRIDTRANDRRKTIASGSFSKPVNNNSAMPPARIDRGPPSRTKLISTGDKTLSCPRVVEAGTTPANHHCDRINTSHNCTAALLSSRVH
- the LOC139113402 gene encoding uncharacterized protein isoform X3 — translated: MVKRQLPRPLHSASENVPVSNSNGREISRVPKISRSRSVSIDRRLEFRNPSSKALNGRLHKTASFESINVLQCMVCNSRVNSPKMMKCRHIFCLKCFKNRFMISQRRDGKSICPTCNLAVIATSEEKEYKSIVSFAPLPPKMRDETCRACGEIYRILNKCKHCKRRFCDDCWTNHVKDLKDELGNINGDLETSAIRFEDKIITFESKANETMEFINRDIDGQIKELNKKRENLIKKVECIIATGEKSVDDIRLKMQAAQTEIKEEKELLYDTLSDNEEKVQTFLDLQQKASEVMAAVSIWESELNDVEIELQRINKHKRTFIKKKTKPFCKRKNFTPKIIVTRDTVLRPSALAIDSWRDNIIVTCPGSGRVTILDRTFKFVRKIHHQEMMAPQGVAFLQEHDEIYVTDKWKHCIFVFDHKGELVRRMCVKGHNESELYSPEGIAFHPERSVLYVADTGNNRIQILEKNGSYLDSIGPKGKSARGTVRFRRTSPAASQLNQPTDVAVTTTCVAIADSGNHKVK
- the LOC139113402 gene encoding tripartite motif-containing protein 2-like isoform X2; its protein translation is MVKRQLPRPLHSASENVPVSNSNGREISRVPKISRSRSVSIDRRLEFRNPSSKALNGRLHKTASFESINVLQCMVCNSRVNSPKMMKCRHIFCLKCFKNRFMISQRRDGKSICPTCNLAVIATSEEKEYKSIVSFAPLPPKMRDETCRACGEIYRILNKCKHCKRRFCDDCWTNHVKDLKDELGNINGDLETSAIRFEDKIITFESKANETMEFINRDIDGQIKELNKKRENLIKKVECIIATGEKSVDDIRLKMQAAQTEIKEEKELLYDTLSDNEEKVQTFLDLQQKASEVMAAVSIWESELNDVEIELQRINKHKRTFIKKKTKPFCKRKNFTPKIIVTRDTVLRPSALAIDSWRDNIIVTCPGSGRVTILDRTFKFVRKIHHQEMMAPQGVAFLQEHDEIYVTDKWKHCIFVFDHKGELVRRMCVKGHNESELYSPEGIAFHPERSVLYVADTGNNRIQILEKNGSYLDSIGPKGKSARGTVRFRRTSPAASQLNQPTDVAVTTTCVAIADSGNHKVKIFNHDGQILQSIGGIGTAKGLFRSPEIITIDAKGYIIVGDAGNGRVQIFSPEGKFLRILGAKKTRGHKFAWISGLLVINNYKILVSDSRSNFIYLF